One segment of Triticum aestivum cultivar Chinese Spring chromosome 2A, IWGSC CS RefSeq v2.1, whole genome shotgun sequence DNA contains the following:
- the LOC123184664 gene encoding uncharacterized protein: MESDERRRPVTMPGTGGPTVLDDLPEWVVVEEILIRLLPKDILRCRAVCRWWHSATSTKKFILEHHRRQPLLPILSQVIDPPPPETHLLFSFDAGAGQQQLCPVIQTYYHDTLHASLDGLLIFSHRSVVSEFFICNPVIRKCAPLAKPQTQEVFFPRIVGFYRHQPSGGEYRVLWASTNAHDTKTFYYATAVGSDGTRYIGQGCIREPTSSSPSLELEFDRGLPGSSILPPVHYHGSLHWTIEKHQGWDADYIMVFNTAYETFRLMCRPAQLRNCLHETLLEMDDTLALSSISHDKRTIDIWRVHDYDAEIWSFKHRINLTGMDPSSLVDPNHTIIPRMAVLNRGEMLIQFTHWCVLDFDINGKFLGYVKSEDGQEIYWWVTWHYLQESIIPLPLFHEMREDDGANQWRS; this comes from the coding sequence ATGGAATCTGACGAGCGCCGGCGACCAGTCACCATGCCGGGAACCGGAGGGCCGACCGTCCTGGACGACCTTCCCGAGTGGGTCGTCGTGGAAGAGATTCTCATCCGCTTGCTGCCCAAGGACATCCTCCGCTGCCGCGCTGTCTGCAGGTGGTGGCACAGCGCCACCTCCACCAAGAAGTTCATCCTGGAGCACCACCGCCGCCAGCCCTTGCTCCCGATCCTCAGCCAAGTCATCGACCCGCCACCGCCGGAAACCCACCTCTTATTTTCCTTTGACGCCGGTGCAGGCCAGCAACAGCTCTGCCCTGTCATCCAGACCTACTACCATGATACACTCCACGCTTCCCTTGATGGCCTCCTCATATTCTCCCACAGATCTGTGGTGTCTGAGTTCTTCATCTGCAACCCGGTCATCCGCAAGTGTGCCCCCCTAGCGAAGCCTCAAACCCAAGAGGTTTTTTTCCCCCGGATTGTCGGCTTCTACCGGCACCAACCGTCCGGAGGAGAGTACCGGGTGCTTTGGGCCTCTACTAACGCACATGACACAAAAACTTTCTACTACGCCACAGCAGTGGGATCCGATGGTACAAGATACATCGGACAAGGATGCATCCGAGAACCAACATCCTCGTCCCCTTCCTTGGAATTGGAGTTTGACAGGGGCCTGCCCGGTTCGTCAATATTGCCACCAGTCCACTACCATGGCAGCCTGCACTGGACAATTGAAAAACACCAAGGCTGGGATGCTGACTACATAATGGTGTTCAACACAGCATATGAAACATTTCGGTTGATGTGTCGTCCTGCCCAGTTGCGCAACTGCTTACATGAGACGTTGCTGGAGATGGATGACACTCTTGCTTTGTCCAGCATCAGCCATGACAAACGCACCATAGATATTTGGCGGGTACATGACTATGATGCCGAAATCTGGTCTTTCAAGCATCGGATTAATTTGACTGGGATGGATCCATCATCACTTGTCGATCCAAATCATACAATAATCCCTAGGATGGCTGTGCTCAATAGGGGTGAGATGCTGATCCAGTTCACTCATTGGTGCGTGTTGGATTTTGACATCAATGGCAAATTTTTAGGATATGTGAAAAGTGAAGATGGCCAAGAAATCTACTGGTGGGTTACCTGGCATTACCTGCAGGAGAGCATTATTCCCCTTCCACTGTTCCATGAGATGAGAGAAGATGATGGTGCGaatcagtggcggagctag